Genomic window (Arcobacter aquimarinus):
GGTCATACTCATGGTATAGAAATTACAACTGGACCATTAGGTCAAGGTATTGCAAATGCAGTAGGTTTTTCAATGGCCGCAAAATATGCTCAAAATCTTCTTGGACGTGATGTTATCAATCATAAAGTTTATTGTTTATGTGGAGATGGAGATTTACAAGAGGGAATCTCTTATGAAGCAACATCAACTGCTGGACACTTAAAACTTGATAATTTGGTAATTATTTATGATTCAAATAATATTACAATTGAAGGTGATACTTCTTTATCTTGGAGTGAAAATGTTAAAAAAAGATTCCAAGCTATTGATTTTGAAGTTATTGAAATAGATGGACATAATTTTGAACAGATTGATAAAGCATTGGTTACTGCGAAAGCATCTACACTTCCTGTATTAATTATTGCAAAAACAGCTATCGCTAAAGGTGCTGTAACAATGGAAGGAAGTCATCATTCTCATGGAGCACCATTAGGTGAAGATGAAATTGCTAAATCAAAAGAAAAAGCTGGATTTGATCCAAAAGAGAAATTTTTTGTACCTGCTGATGTTAAAGGTGCATTTGATAAATTAATTGTAGGTTCTACTGCTCAAAATATTTGGAGTGAATCATTATCAGAAGAAGCTAAAACTAAAATAGCTCAACTTCAGAATCCAAACTTTGATTCTATCGAATATCCAACATTTGAAGCGGATAGTAGTGTAGCTACAAGAGATTCAAATCATAAAATTTTAAATGCTATTGCAAAAGCAATTCCAGGATTTTTAGGTGGAAGTGCTGATTTAGGACCTTCAAATAAAACAGAATTAAAAGATATGGGGGATTTTCCAAATGGAAGAAATATCCATTTTGGTATTAAAGAACACGCAATGGCTGCAATGACTAACGCTATGAATTTATATGGATTATTCAAAGTTTATAGTGCAACATTCTTTGTTTTCTCTGATTATTTAAAACCAAGTGCAAGAATTGCAGCACTAGCAGGAATTCCTCAACACTTTATTTGGACACATGATTCTATTGGAGTTGGGGAAGATGGACCAACACATCAACCAATTGAGCATTTAACACAATTTAGAGCATTACCTAATTTTTATACATTTAGACCTGCTGATGCAAGCGAAAATGTTGAATCTTGGAAAGTTGCTTTAAAAATGAATGCTCCAACAGCGTTTGTTTGTTCACGTCAAGGTTTAAGAGTTTTAAAAGATGAAAAAGCATTTGGAAGTGTAGCAAATGGAGCATATTTACTTAAAAAAAGAGATAATGCAAATATTACTATTATGGCTTCTGGAAGTGAGTTGATGTTGGCACTTCAAACAGCTTGTAAATTAGAAGAAGAGGGAATTTTTGCAAACATTGTTTCTGTTCCTTGTTATGATTTATTTGTTGAGCAAGAGCAATCTTATATAGATCAAGTAATTGATAAAAATACAAAAGTTTTTGCAGTTGAAGCAGCTAGAGGTTTAGAATATTATAAATTTGCTGATTTTGTATATGGAATGGATACTTTTGGAGCATCAGGACCTGCAAATGATTTATTTGAAGAGTTTGGATTTACTATAGATAAATTAAAAGCTAAAATCGTAGCAGACTTCAAAAAATAACTTTTAAAATAGATGAGTTTTTCTCATCTATTAACTTTTTAATTAATTTTCAAATATCATCTTTTTTTTATGTTATTCTTCTATAATGTAATTATTAATCTAAGGAGAAATTTATGTCAATAGGATTTATAGGGCTTGGAAATTTAGGGCAAGCTATTTGCAAAAGATTGAGTGATATTGGTGAAAACTTACTTGTTTACAATAGAAATAAAGAAAAAATAAAAAATCTACCTTATGAAAAAGTAGAAACTCCAAATGAGTTATTTAAAAAATGTGATGTTGTATTTATCTGTTTATTTGATAGTAATGGAGTAAGCGAAATATTAAACAAATTTACAAGTGATGATTTAAAAGGTAAAACAATTATTGATTTAACAACAAATCATTATGAAGATGTTTTAAAATTTCATGAAGATGTGAATTCAAAGGGAGGAAATTATCTTGAAAATCCTGTTTTTGGTTCTGTTGCACCTGCATTAAAAGGTGAATTAACAGTTGTAAGTTCTGGAAAAAAAGAGACTTTTGAAGCTGTAAAACCTATTTTAGAAAAAATTGCAAAAGAGATTTTTTATCTTCCTATACCTTCAAGTGCAACAAAAATGAAACTAATAAATAATTTGTGTTTAGGTTCATTTATGGCTACAATTGCTGAATGTACAGCTATGGCTGAAAGTTGTGAAATTCCTAAAGAAAAAGCTTTAGAAATTTTAGGAGTAGGTGGTGGTCAATCACTTGTTTTAAAGGCGAAAACACAAAAAATAATAGATGAGGATTTTTCTGCACATTTTTCAAATAATGCAATAAATAAAGATTTACATTTATTACAAAATTTAGCCTATGAATTAAAAAAGCCACTTTATAGTGCTGCTATTCCAAAAGAGTTATTTTCAAAAATGAAAATGTTGGGAAAAGGTGAAGAAGATTTCTCTTCAATATATCAATTATTTAAAAACTAAAAGGAAACCAACAAATGCCACATTTACAATTTGAGATAAATAAAAAAGTATCAAATGATACTAAAGAAGAGTTTGTAAAAGAGATTAGAAATGCATTTAGTCAAATTATGGATACAGGAACAGACCATATAGCTATTAGTTTAAGAGAATATGATAAATATAGTTTAACAATTGGAAGAGCTTTGCCAACTGATGATATTTGTTTGATGAATTTAGATATTAGAGAAGGGCGAACAATTGAAAAAAGAAGAGAATTGGCTTTAAAATTTATGGATGTTATAAAAGAAAACTTTGGGATAAATCCTAAAAATCAATATATAACATTTACAGAACATAAAGGTGAAGATTTTCATTTAGTTGAAAAATATTTAGCTACTTGGACATCTGGAGAAGACCCACTTGCATAAGGAAAAGGTTTGTTAAAAGGTATTATAGTTTTATTAGTTTTTCAGTTTATAGGTGAGTGTATAGCTAAATTATTTGAGTTATTAGTTCCAGGTCCTGTTATTGGGATGGTTTTGCTTTTAGTTTATTTACTTATAAAAAAAGGAAGTTTCCCTAGTTTGGATAATGCTGTAGCACTTCATTTAAGATATCTTCCTTTACTTTTTATTCCAGCAGCAATGGGAATAATCACACAAATTGATATTATAAGTAAAGAGTTTTGGGCGATAAGTATAGCTTTATTTTTTGGTACATTAATTGCACTTGTTTTTGCAGCAAAATTTATGGATTTTTTAACTTCGAAGGCAGATGAAAAATGAATTTTGAAGCATTAACAAATTATATAAATTCAACGCCACTTACTTGGCTTATTATTACTTTAGCAGCTTTTAAATTAGGAATTATTATTTATGAAAAATTTAATAAGCATACACTTTTACAACCAATAATCATAGCTTATGTGATTATTTTATCTTTGATTGTTTTTACAAATACTTCTTTTGAAAAGTATTTTAAAAGTGTTGAGATAATTCATTTCTTTTTAGGACCTGCAACAGTTGCTTTAGCACTTCCTTTATATAGAAACTTAAAATATATAAAATCACTTTTTTTACCTATAGTTTTAACACTATTCATAGCAGGATTTTTTTCAGTAGCTATTGCTATTGGGTTTTTATATATTTTTGATGCACAACTTCCAACTATTTTATCAATGACAACAAAATCAATCACTGCTCCAATTGCAATAATCACATCTGAACAAATAGGTGCAATACCATCTTTAGCTGTTGGATTTGTACTTATAACTGGAATTATTGGAGCTTTATTTGGAACAATTGTTTTTAAAATTTTTAAAGTAAAACACGATACTTCAAAGGGTTTTGCTCTTGGACTTGTATCTCATGGAATTGGAACAGCAAGAGCTATTGAAATAAGTGAAAAAGCAGCAGCTTTTGGAGCATTGGCTATGGGACTTAGTGGAATATTTACAGCAGTTTTTCTTCCAATTATAATTAGTTTTTTTAAATAAGGAAAAAAATTGAAAGAGACACTTTTTGTATATGGAACTTTGATGCCAAACTGTCCAAATGGACATGTTTTAGAAAATATTGTAGGAAAATTTATTCCTGCAACTGTAAAAGGAAAATTAATAGATGCAGGATGGAGTGCTAGTATGGGTTATCCTGGAATCAAACTAAATGAAAATGCAGACACAGTTCATGGATTTTTGTTTTATTCTGATAATCTAATAAATCATTGGGATTTTTTAGATGAATTTGAAGGAGTTGAGTTTGAAAGAGTTTCTGTTACAGTTGAAAGATATGATGAACTAGAAGTTGATACATTTATTTATGTTTTAAAAGCTAGTGAGGAAGAGTTAAAAGAAGAGATTTTATGATAGGAAATCTTGGAATATTTTTTCTTGCAGCCTTTTTTGAAATATTTGGCTGTTTTGCTTTTTGGTTATATTTTAGACTTGAAAGAACTCCTTTATGGTTAGCTTTGGGAGTTATCTCTTTAGTTCTTTTTGCTTATGTTTTAACAAAAATTGATGTGGAAAATGCAGGAAGAGTTTATGCTATTTATGGTGGGATTTATATAGTTGCTTCTTTGTTGTGGTTGGTTTTTATTGAAAAAGAGAGTTTTAATCGCTGGGATATCATAGGTGCAAGTATTTGTATATTGGGTGCTAGTGTGATATTTTTGGGTAATCAAAAAGTTGGGTAATCATAAAACCAATGAGTTATTAATAACTCATTGACCCTGCATTTAATAATCCAATTGAAATTGATAAAAATGCCATCAAAATTCCAACTGGAATAACACCTTGTGATATTTTTGTTTCAACTGAATATTTACCTGTAATTCTTGTAACAATAAGTGCAAAAATCAATTGAATTAATATTGCTATTGCTCCCCAAATCACAAAATCAGTATAAGAAACAGAGTTAACTAAAGCACTATAAAGTGGAATTGAAACTCCAATTATTGCTCCTCCAAAACCTAAAGCAGCAGCGATGTTATTATCTTCAAAGATAAGTTTGTAATCATCGTAAGGTGTAACAATTGCATATAAATAAAGAAAAGCAATTATTAAAGCTATTGCTGTGAAAAAGAAACTTATAAATCCTACATATAATTCTATTTCCATGTTAATCCTTTTTTGTTTGAATCTTAGCTAAAAGTAGCTATATGCCTTATTATGATAAAATATTTCCCAGAAAGAATAGGAGTTTTGTATGTTAATTTGTCCACTTTGCAAAGATATTTCGACACCATTTTATAAAGATGAATTTTATGAGTGTTGTGGCTGTGGTGGAATATTTAGACCAAAAGAGAAACTACTTGATAATGAAAAAGAGAAACAAAGATATGAAAGCCATACAAATAATAGTGATGATTTAGGTTATCAAAATTTTGTTTCTCCTATTACAAATGCGGTTTTGAAAGAGTATAAAAAAGAGGATATTGGACTTGATTTTGGATGTGGAAAAGATTCTCCTATTGTTAAAATTTTAAAAACAAATTATTATAAAATATTTGAGTATGACCCATATTTTTTTGATGATAAAAATCTTTTAAAACAAAAGTATGATTATATTGCTTGTTGTGAAGCTATTGAGCATTTTTACAATCCAAAAAAAGAGTTTGAACTTTTAAAATCCTTATTAAAAGAGAACTCAACTTTGTATTTGATGACAGGAATTTATAAAGATAGTATAGATTTTTCAAAGTGGTGGTATAAAAATGATTTAACTCATGTTTTTATCTATAGGGAAAAAACTTTTGAGTGGATAAAAAAAGAGTTTGAATTTGAGAATATGAGTATAGAAAAGAATTTTATAAAATTTTCAAATAGAAAAGATTGATTCTTTTCTATCTAAAAAGTAAAATAGGTTTTTTAATTTTTCTTAACATTTCACTTGTAAAACTTCCAAAAATAAACTCTTTTAATCTTGAATGCCCAAAAGCTCCCATCGCTAAAATATCGCAATTATTTTGTTCAAAATAGTTATAAATAGCCTCTTTGGGTTCACCACTTAAAACAGAAGTATCTACTTCTATATTTTGTTTTGCAAAAATCTCTTTTGCTTCATTTAGAAGTTTTGCAGATAAAATTTTATCTGCATTTATATTTACAATATCTCTTTTTATATTTTTAAAGATAGGTTTTTTTGAAGTTTCATTTAAAAGTTTTTTTGATTCATTTGAACCATTGTAAGCGATTAATAATTTTTTTGGTTCAATAAATTCGCTGTTTACTAAAAGAACTGGTTTATGAATTGCTCTTATAATATCTTTTACATTTTCACCAATTATATGCTCTTCATGACTCTTTATTCCAATTACTAAAACTGATATTTCTTTTTCAAAATCCAAGATAGTCTCTATTACATCTCCATGTACTTGTAAAATAGTAATTTCATTTTTACAAGTTTGTAGAGCTTTTTGTTTTAAAGTATTTAAAAGCTCTTTTCCTGTTTTGATTGCACATTGACTTTTTGTTGCTTCTTCATTTGTATACTCTTGCAGTAAATCATCTTTTTCACCTAGTTTTATATTTCCTGATAGATTTAGTTTTTCTACTTTTGAAGAGTGTTCTATAATGTTTAAAAATTTTAAAGGAAGATTCATATTATTTGAAATCATAACAGCATAATCACAAGCACTTTGTGAATAGTTTTTCCCATCAACACAACACAATACATAACTCATTTTAGTGTCCTCCCATAACTTTTTCTATCTCTTGAGGTTTATCATGAATTCCAAATCTATCGATGATAGTTTTACTTGCTTCATTTTGACCAATAACTTCAACAACAGCACCTTCACGTCTTAGTTTTATAACTGCTTTATCAAGTGCATAAACAGCTGTAATATCCCAAAAATGAGCTCTTGAAACATCAATAATTACTCTATCTAAAACCTCTTTAAAATCAATATGTTCATAAAATCTATCTGCACTATTAAAAAACACTTGTCCTACAAACTTGT
Coding sequences:
- the tkt gene encoding transketolase — encoded protein: MSKQLLQKQADTIRFLAADMVQQANSGHPGAPMGLADIATVLSKHLNVNPADEKWLNRDRLVFSGGHATGLVYSLLHLWGFNVSINDMKNFRQTHSKTPGHPEYGHTHGIEITTGPLGQGIANAVGFSMAAKYAQNLLGRDVINHKVYCLCGDGDLQEGISYEATSTAGHLKLDNLVIIYDSNNITIEGDTSLSWSENVKKRFQAIDFEVIEIDGHNFEQIDKALVTAKASTLPVLIIAKTAIAKGAVTMEGSHHSHGAPLGEDEIAKSKEKAGFDPKEKFFVPADVKGAFDKLIVGSTAQNIWSESLSEEAKTKIAQLQNPNFDSIEYPTFEADSSVATRDSNHKILNAIAKAIPGFLGGSADLGPSNKTELKDMGDFPNGRNIHFGIKEHAMAAMTNAMNLYGLFKVYSATFFVFSDYLKPSARIAALAGIPQHFIWTHDSIGVGEDGPTHQPIEHLTQFRALPNFYTFRPADASENVESWKVALKMNAPTAFVCSRQGLRVLKDEKAFGSVANGAYLLKKRDNANITIMASGSELMLALQTACKLEEEGIFANIVSVPCYDLFVEQEQSYIDQVIDKNTKVFAVEAARGLEYYKFADFVYGMDTFGASGPANDLFEEFGFTIDKLKAKIVADFKK
- a CDS encoding NAD(P)-dependent oxidoreductase, whose amino-acid sequence is MSIGFIGLGNLGQAICKRLSDIGENLLVYNRNKEKIKNLPYEKVETPNELFKKCDVVFICLFDSNGVSEILNKFTSDDLKGKTIIDLTTNHYEDVLKFHEDVNSKGGNYLENPVFGSVAPALKGELTVVSSGKKETFEAVKPILEKIAKEIFYLPIPSSATKMKLINNLCLGSFMATIAECTAMAESCEIPKEKALEILGVGGGQSLVLKAKTQKIIDEDFSAHFSNNAINKDLHLLQNLAYELKKPLYSAAIPKELFSKMKMLGKGEEDFSSIYQLFKN
- a CDS encoding tautomerase family protein, whose protein sequence is MPHLQFEINKKVSNDTKEEFVKEIRNAFSQIMDTGTDHIAISLREYDKYSLTIGRALPTDDICLMNLDIREGRTIEKRRELALKFMDVIKENFGINPKNQYITFTEHKGEDFHLVEKYLATWTSGEDPLA
- a CDS encoding CidA/LrgA family protein; its protein translation is MLKGIIVLLVFQFIGECIAKLFELLVPGPVIGMVLLLVYLLIKKGSFPSLDNAVALHLRYLPLLFIPAAMGIITQIDIISKEFWAISIALFFGTLIALVFAAKFMDFLTSKADEK
- a CDS encoding LrgB family protein, which codes for MNFEALTNYINSTPLTWLIITLAAFKLGIIIYEKFNKHTLLQPIIIAYVIILSLIVFTNTSFEKYFKSVEIIHFFLGPATVALALPLYRNLKYIKSLFLPIVLTLFIAGFFSVAIAIGFLYIFDAQLPTILSMTTKSITAPIAIITSEQIGAIPSLAVGFVLITGIIGALFGTIVFKIFKVKHDTSKGFALGLVSHGIGTARAIEISEKAAAFGALAMGLSGIFTAVFLPIIISFFK
- a CDS encoding gamma-glutamylcyclotransferase family protein produces the protein MKETLFVYGTLMPNCPNGHVLENIVGKFIPATVKGKLIDAGWSASMGYPGIKLNENADTVHGFLFYSDNLINHWDFLDEFEGVEFERVSVTVERYDELEVDTFIYVLKASEEELKEEIL
- a CDS encoding YnfA family protein, which codes for MIGNLGIFFLAAFFEIFGCFAFWLYFRLERTPLWLALGVISLVLFAYVLTKIDVENAGRVYAIYGGIYIVASLLWLVFIEKESFNRWDIIGASICILGASVIFLGNQKVG
- a CDS encoding DUF350 domain-containing protein, with the protein product MEIELYVGFISFFFTAIALIIAFLYLYAIVTPYDDYKLIFEDNNIAAALGFGGAIIGVSIPLYSALVNSVSYTDFVIWGAIAILIQLIFALIVTRITGKYSVETKISQGVIPVGILMAFLSISIGLLNAGSMSY
- a CDS encoding methyltransferase domain-containing protein, whose product is MLICPLCKDISTPFYKDEFYECCGCGGIFRPKEKLLDNEKEKQRYESHTNNSDDLGYQNFVSPITNAVLKEYKKEDIGLDFGCGKDSPIVKILKTNYYKIFEYDPYFFDDKNLLKQKYDYIACCEAIEHFYNPKKEFELLKSLLKENSTLYLMTGIYKDSIDFSKWWYKNDLTHVFIYREKTFEWIKKEFEFENMSIEKNFIKFSNRKD
- a CDS encoding universal stress protein, whose product is MSYVLCCVDGKNYSQSACDYAVMISNNMNLPLKFLNIIEHSSKVEKLNLSGNIKLGEKDDLLQEYTNEEATKSQCAIKTGKELLNTLKQKALQTCKNEITILQVHGDVIETILDFEKEISVLVIGIKSHEEHIIGENVKDIIRAIHKPVLLVNSEFIEPKKLLIAYNGSNESKKLLNETSKKPIFKNIKRDIVNINADKILSAKLLNEAKEIFAKQNIEVDTSVLSGEPKEAIYNYFEQNNCDILAMGAFGHSRLKEFIFGSFTSEMLRKIKKPILLFR